From Microbacterium sp. YJN-G, a single genomic window includes:
- a CDS encoding MBL fold metallo-hydrolase, with protein MSAELEPEQIRPGLWCIPMPMPGPLRATLAYAVLADDGVHLIDPGWDTSENAERLGRVLTGLGRSAAEIRTVVVTHHHPDHIGLAARLRRDHGVRVVLSQVEREVLSVVADPAHRDLETYRQRLEGWGVPAARQPELVDSHASIAPAVAVEPDGILRDGDVVRLGERMLTVLLTPGHTGGHVCLVDDADEVIFTGDHVLPEVYAGIGLGILPGTEPVGALIASLDRLAPYDDYEVLPGHGHRFRDLGARRRRIAAHHLRRLAEIATLVPELGDAPVWEYAARLTWTLGWEGLRGFARHSALHQTELHLRALGTHGADALVARGLSSG; from the coding sequence ATGAGTGCTGAACTCGAGCCCGAGCAGATCCGCCCCGGACTGTGGTGCATCCCCATGCCGATGCCGGGTCCGCTGCGCGCCACGCTCGCGTACGCCGTCCTCGCCGACGACGGTGTGCACCTGATCGACCCCGGCTGGGACACGTCCGAGAACGCCGAGCGGCTTGGTCGGGTGCTGACCGGGCTGGGGCGCTCGGCCGCCGAGATCCGCACCGTCGTCGTCACCCATCACCATCCCGATCACATCGGCCTGGCCGCGCGGCTGCGACGCGATCATGGCGTGCGCGTGGTGCTCTCACAGGTCGAGCGCGAGGTGCTCTCGGTCGTCGCCGACCCCGCGCACCGCGACCTCGAGACCTACCGGCAGCGCCTGGAGGGCTGGGGAGTGCCCGCCGCCCGGCAGCCGGAGCTCGTCGACAGCCACGCCTCCATAGCGCCCGCCGTCGCGGTCGAGCCCGACGGCATCCTGCGGGACGGCGACGTGGTGCGACTGGGCGAGCGGATGCTGACGGTGCTGCTCACCCCCGGACACACCGGCGGCCATGTCTGCCTCGTCGACGACGCCGACGAGGTGATCTTCACCGGTGACCACGTGCTGCCCGAGGTGTATGCCGGCATCGGGCTCGGCATCCTGCCCGGCACCGAGCCGGTGGGCGCGCTCATCGCCTCGCTGGACCGGCTCGCACCCTACGACGACTACGAGGTGCTGCCCGGTCACGGGCACCGCTTCCGCGATCTGGGTGCGCGCCGCAGGCGCATTGCCGCGCATCATCTGCGGCGCCTCGCCGAGATCGCGACCCTCGTGCCCGAGCTGGGCGACGCACCGGTCTGGGAGTACGCCGCGCGGCTGACCTGGACGCTGGGCTGGGAGGGGCTGCGCGGGTTCGCACGGCACTCGGCACTGCACCAGACCGAACTGCACCTGCGTGCACTGGGCACGCACGGCGCGGATGCTCTGGTCGCGCGGGGGCTCAGTTCCGGCTGA
- a CDS encoding SDR family NAD(P)-dependent oxidoreductase: MIEHTADSTAHHRQPSSERSGSASSDHAGIAVVTGGTGGIGSAIVRRLATEGIRTVLTYRSTVPDALLQELGDLVKAVPLDVTDGQATRDLAEDLLARHGAVHTVVHAAGPHVPMVHLSKVTVEQFATQVDQDLVGFFAVARAFLPALRASAGSLTAVTSAATRRYPVRDGLSAAPKGGVEALARGLAAEEGRFGVRVNCVGPGMLWDGMSARLMASGDLDQRALDAAMGNIPLRRFGTADDIAEAVVFLASPQAGFITGQKLDVDGGFGI, translated from the coding sequence ATGATCGAGCACACCGCTGACTCCACCGCGCACCACCGGCAGCCCTCCTCCGAGCGCTCGGGCAGCGCATCATCCGACCACGCGGGTATCGCAGTCGTGACAGGCGGGACGGGCGGCATCGGGTCTGCGATCGTCCGTCGGCTGGCGACTGAGGGCATCCGCACTGTCCTCACCTATCGTTCCACGGTTCCGGACGCACTTCTGCAGGAGCTGGGTGATCTCGTCAAGGCCGTGCCGCTCGACGTCACCGATGGGCAGGCCACACGCGACCTGGCCGAGGACCTGCTCGCGCGCCACGGCGCTGTGCACACCGTGGTGCACGCCGCGGGCCCGCACGTGCCGATGGTGCACCTGTCGAAGGTCACCGTCGAGCAGTTCGCGACACAGGTCGATCAGGACCTCGTCGGCTTCTTCGCCGTGGCCCGGGCCTTCCTCCCCGCGCTGCGCGCCTCGGCCGGCTCGCTCACCGCCGTCACGAGCGCCGCCACGCGCCGCTATCCGGTGCGCGACGGGCTGTCGGCGGCGCCGAAGGGCGGCGTGGAGGCACTCGCCCGCGGGCTCGCCGCCGAAGAGGGCCGCTTCGGCGTGCGGGTGAACTGCGTCGGACCTGGGATGCTGTGGGACGGCATGTCCGCGCGGCTGATGGCGTCGGGCGATCTCGACCAGCGCGCCCTGGATGCCGCGATGGGCAACATCCCGCTGCGCCGCTTCGGCACCGCCGACGATATCGCCGAGGCCGTCGTGTTCCTCGCCTCGCCGCAGGCCGGATTCATCACCGGCCAGAAGCTCGACGTCGACGGCGGCTTCGGGATCTGA
- a CDS encoding PadR family transcriptional regulator, giving the protein MADADDSTTLDPVTPEMPATTWAVLGILSFGSALSGYDIKRWAEQSLAFFYWAPSQSQIYGELRRLEQLDLAVSRVEQTHAAKSRRVYEITEAGRRSIRTWADVIEPDPVVLKHSHILRVWAAHNGDLDRLCAQLEAYRATALERAAAAAAHALGAEREEAWRFSGIALEWSERFYHDEAERIGWLIGRLREQQR; this is encoded by the coding sequence GTGGCGGATGCCGATGACTCGACGACGCTCGACCCGGTGACGCCCGAGATGCCCGCCACGACGTGGGCGGTGCTCGGCATCCTGTCCTTCGGCTCGGCGCTGTCGGGGTACGACATCAAGCGGTGGGCCGAGCAGAGCCTGGCGTTCTTCTACTGGGCACCCTCGCAGAGCCAGATCTACGGCGAGCTGCGCCGGCTGGAGCAGCTCGACCTGGCGGTGTCGCGCGTCGAGCAGACGCATGCCGCCAAGTCGCGCCGCGTCTACGAGATCACCGAGGCCGGCCGGCGCAGCATCCGCACCTGGGCCGATGTGATCGAGCCCGATCCCGTCGTGCTGAAGCACTCGCACATCCTGCGGGTGTGGGCGGCGCACAACGGCGACCTCGACCGGCTGTGCGCGCAGCTGGAGGCTTACCGGGCCACTGCGCTCGAGCGCGCCGCGGCCGCCGCCGCGCACGCCCTCGGGGCGGAGCGGGAGGAGGCCTGGCGGTTCTCGGGCATCGCGCTGGAGTGGTCCGAGCGCTTCTACCACGATGAGGCAGAGCGCATCGGCTGGCTCATCGGCCGGCTGCGCGAACAGCAGCGCTGA
- a CDS encoding flavin-containing monooxygenase has product MTIPDHDLIVIGAGFAGMYTTIHAERRGLNVLGLEAGSDVGGTWFWNRYPGARCDVESLDYSYSFDDELQREWRWSERYATQPEILSYLNHVADRFDVRRHYRFGERVTTAVWDEQDHVWDVTTESGLRATARWLVMATGSLSRPVLPEIPGRDDFAGEVLQTSAWPDAPVDFAGKRVAVIGTGSSGVQAIPIIADGAAELTVYQRSANYSVPAFNRMLDDAEWELQQAGLVERRELSWNGAAGSPWTSHPVPYSEADEAEREAVFEESWTRGGVLFAKAFQGLTVDPVINDAARVFFERKLAEKVLDPQVRADLTPSDHPVGTKRICTDTNYYETYNRPHVELVNLRREPITQVTADGIRTAERLREHDVIVYATGFDAMTGALTSIDVRGRDGRSLREEWSGFPQTYLGVALPGFPNLLVLNGPGSPSVLSNMALTSEQQGEYALRLIDHCTANQLTSAEARADAAQDWTDHGLELASRTLFGDAPSWYTGSNIAGKARGFLPYIGGFRAYIDRCDAVAEAGYAGFVLSSR; this is encoded by the coding sequence ATGACCATTCCCGACCACGACCTCATCGTCATCGGCGCCGGTTTCGCCGGCATGTACACGACCATCCATGCCGAACGGCGCGGCCTGAACGTGCTGGGGCTGGAGGCGGGCTCCGATGTGGGCGGCACCTGGTTCTGGAACCGCTACCCGGGGGCGCGCTGCGATGTCGAGAGTCTCGACTACTCGTACTCGTTCGATGACGAGCTGCAGCGGGAGTGGCGCTGGAGCGAGCGCTACGCGACCCAGCCCGAGATCCTCAGCTACCTGAACCATGTGGCCGACCGGTTCGACGTGCGCCGGCACTACCGTTTCGGCGAGCGGGTCACCACGGCCGTCTGGGACGAGCAGGATCACGTGTGGGACGTCACCACCGAGAGCGGACTGCGTGCGACCGCACGCTGGCTCGTGATGGCCACCGGCAGCCTCTCACGACCGGTGCTGCCCGAGATCCCGGGGCGCGACGACTTCGCCGGCGAGGTGCTGCAGACCTCTGCCTGGCCGGATGCCCCGGTCGACTTCGCCGGAAAGCGCGTGGCGGTGATCGGCACCGGATCGTCGGGCGTGCAGGCCATCCCGATCATCGCGGATGGAGCCGCCGAGCTGACCGTCTACCAGCGCAGCGCGAACTACAGCGTTCCCGCGTTCAACCGGATGCTGGACGACGCGGAATGGGAGCTTCAGCAAGCCGGGCTCGTCGAGCGTCGCGAGCTGTCGTGGAACGGAGCGGCGGGGTCGCCGTGGACGAGCCACCCCGTGCCCTACTCCGAGGCCGATGAGGCCGAGCGCGAGGCGGTGTTCGAGGAGAGCTGGACGCGCGGCGGAGTGCTGTTCGCGAAGGCCTTCCAGGGCCTGACCGTCGACCCCGTGATCAACGATGCCGCGCGCGTCTTCTTCGAGCGCAAGCTCGCCGAGAAGGTGCTCGACCCGCAGGTGCGCGCCGATCTCACGCCATCCGATCACCCCGTGGGCACCAAGCGGATCTGCACCGACACGAACTACTACGAGACCTACAACCGCCCGCACGTCGAGCTCGTGAACCTGCGTCGCGAGCCGATCACGCAGGTCACCGCCGACGGCATCCGCACGGCTGAGCGGCTGCGCGAGCACGACGTGATCGTGTACGCCACGGGTTTCGACGCCATGACCGGCGCGCTGACGAGCATCGATGTGCGCGGGCGTGACGGACGCTCGCTCCGTGAGGAGTGGAGCGGTTTTCCGCAGACCTATCTGGGCGTCGCGCTGCCTGGGTTCCCGAACCTGCTGGTGCTCAACGGACCCGGCAGCCCGAGCGTGCTGTCGAACATGGCGCTCACCTCCGAGCAGCAGGGCGAGTACGCGCTGCGGCTCATCGATCACTGCACGGCGAACCAGCTGACCTCGGCGGAGGCCAGGGCGGATGCCGCGCAGGACTGGACCGACCACGGGCTCGAGCTGGCCTCGCGCACCCTCTTCGGTGACGCACCGTCGTGGTACACCGGCTCCAACATCGCAGGCAAGGCGCGCGGCTTCCTGCCGTACATCGGCGGCTTCCGCGCGTACATCGACCGCTGTGACGCCGTCGCCGAGGCCGGATACGCCGGGTTCGTGCTGAGCAGTCGCTGA
- a CDS encoding nuclear transport factor 2 family protein: MSGDAALDRLEIVDLLARIAQLADAGDPGDYVACFTEDAVWDLTDATDLPLETQRLTGRAALLQGVRERRAAGVQGPGSHTRHDISATVIDLAGDAASARTYFRYYRDTGTAPTLVAMGVYDDELVRTASGWRLASRRISRN, from the coding sequence ATGAGTGGCGATGCGGCCCTCGACCGGCTCGAGATCGTCGACCTGCTGGCCCGGATCGCCCAGCTCGCCGACGCCGGCGACCCCGGCGACTACGTCGCCTGCTTCACCGAGGATGCCGTGTGGGATCTGACCGATGCGACCGACCTCCCCCTCGAGACGCAGCGCCTGACGGGCCGCGCCGCACTGCTGCAGGGCGTGCGCGAGCGCCGCGCGGCAGGCGTGCAGGGCCCCGGCTCGCACACCCGGCACGACATCTCCGCGACGGTGATCGACCTGGCCGGCGACGCGGCGAGCGCGCGCACCTATTTCCGCTACTACCGCGACACCGGCACGGCGCCGACGCTCGTGGCGATGGGGGTCTACGACGACGAGCTGGTGCGCACCGCCTCGGGCTGGCGGCTGGCGAGCCGTCGCATCAGCCGGAACTGA
- a CDS encoding acyl-CoA thioesterase, whose translation MTESTLTAPAASATGEPATGTDAPVLHTHTVRLGYADTDPAGILYYAAWFPMMERLTSEFFLLQGLRQDTLSERFGWWMVSRATECEYLAAARLHDQVRIELRIGRIGRSSFRFAFHMIRIDDDVLVARAATTIVTVSPDQDRVEIPTDLRAHLTTWATVGA comes from the coding sequence GTGACCGAGAGCACGCTGACCGCTCCGGCCGCATCCGCCACCGGCGAACCCGCCACCGGCACTGACGCCCCCGTGCTGCACACGCACACCGTCCGGCTCGGCTATGCCGACACCGACCCCGCCGGCATCCTGTACTACGCCGCGTGGTTCCCGATGATGGAACGGCTGACCTCGGAGTTCTTCCTGCTGCAGGGCCTGCGTCAGGACACCCTGAGCGAGCGCTTCGGCTGGTGGATGGTGTCGCGCGCGACCGAGTGCGAGTATCTCGCGGCCGCCCGCCTGCACGATCAGGTGCGGATCGAGCTGCGCATCGGCCGCATCGGCCGCTCGTCGTTCCGGTTCGCATTCCACATGATCCGCATCGACGACGACGTGCTCGTCGCAAGGGCCGCGACGACGATCGTCACCGTCAGCCCCGACCAGGACCGGGTGGAGATCCCCACCGACCTCAGGGCGCACCTGACCACCTGGGCGACGGTGGGCGCATGA
- a CDS encoding SDR family NAD(P)-dependent oxidoreductase, whose translation MAIDLGFTAGDGLLITGAGSGIGRATALHAAELGLSVSLWDLDPAGLAETARLVRDVATRAVHTWVADVSDDAAVQDGFADARGALDGIRYLHNNAGPASSSALPFDRALEISVGSVRRMTDAWAAGAPGEGAAMVATTSVAGNLVGTDSAWYSASKAAIMGYIRHLAAHRAGEFRCNGVAPGMTDTPRLAGFAGSEMGRRVLQRIPLGRMASPDDIAWATLFLLSPLAGYINGVFLPVDGGWTVTQ comes from the coding sequence ATGGCGATCGATCTGGGTTTCACGGCCGGTGACGGGCTGCTGATCACGGGCGCAGGCAGCGGCATCGGCCGCGCCACCGCGCTGCACGCGGCGGAGCTCGGCCTCTCGGTCAGCCTGTGGGATCTCGATCCCGCGGGCCTCGCCGAGACCGCGCGGCTCGTCCGCGACGTCGCCACCCGGGCCGTTCACACCTGGGTGGCGGATGTCTCGGACGACGCGGCCGTGCAAGACGGGTTCGCCGATGCGCGGGGCGCGCTCGACGGCATCCGCTACCTGCACAACAACGCCGGACCGGCCTCCAGCTCCGCGCTGCCCTTCGACCGGGCGCTGGAGATCAGCGTGGGCAGCGTCCGCCGGATGACCGACGCGTGGGCGGCAGGCGCCCCCGGCGAGGGCGCCGCCATGGTGGCCACGACTTCAGTGGCGGGCAACCTCGTCGGCACCGACAGCGCGTGGTACTCCGCATCGAAGGCGGCGATCATGGGCTACATCCGGCACCTCGCCGCGCATCGCGCCGGCGAATTCCGCTGCAACGGCGTGGCGCCGGGGATGACCGACACCCCGCGCCTGGCCGGCTTCGCCGGCAGCGAGATGGGCCGGCGGGTGCTGCAGCGCATCCCGCTGGGGCGCATGGCCTCGCCCGACGACATCGCCTGGGCGACCCTGTTCCTGCTCTCACCCCTCGCCGGCTACATCAACGGCGTCTTCCTGCCCGTCGACGGCGGCTGGACGGTGACGCAGTGA
- a CDS encoding alpha/beta hydrolase, translating to MDATQHMLELLNSGFPDITSMDPLEARAAVDARVRPPDNLDDVHSAEDVTIISGGAELPLRVYTPHEPRETPAVVFAHGGGFLHGSIASHDGFCRRWARGTGATVVSVGYRLAPEHAAPAGRDDMVAAADWVAGSGLAEHGIVLAGDSSGGNLAAGAAIVLRDRGDSPVVGQVLIYPFLDPSMSTGSHRTRATGFFVTAELLAYYWRTLLGDAAGPHGPDVTPLGADDLSDLPPAIVITAGLDPLCDEGSLYAARLRNAGVEVLERRHPDQFHGFLTIPGYPPAQSAAAILWSDLRSGFAATASAQPHTEKPRTEKELA from the coding sequence GTGGACGCAACGCAGCACATGCTCGAGCTGCTGAACTCGGGCTTCCCCGACATCACCAGCATGGACCCGCTCGAGGCGCGCGCCGCCGTCGACGCGCGCGTACGGCCGCCGGACAACCTCGACGACGTCCACTCCGCGGAGGATGTCACGATCATCAGCGGCGGCGCCGAGCTGCCGCTCCGGGTCTACACACCGCACGAGCCGCGCGAGACGCCGGCGGTCGTCTTCGCCCACGGCGGCGGGTTCCTGCACGGCTCCATCGCGAGCCATGACGGCTTCTGCCGGCGCTGGGCGCGCGGCACCGGGGCGACCGTCGTCTCCGTCGGCTACCGCCTGGCACCCGAGCACGCCGCGCCGGCCGGGCGCGACGACATGGTCGCCGCCGCCGACTGGGTCGCAGGCAGCGGACTCGCCGAGCACGGCATCGTGCTGGCGGGCGACAGCTCAGGCGGCAATCTCGCCGCGGGCGCGGCCATCGTGCTGCGGGATCGCGGCGACAGCCCGGTCGTCGGCCAGGTGCTGATCTACCCCTTCCTCGACCCGTCGATGTCCACCGGCAGCCATCGCACCCGCGCGACCGGATTCTTCGTCACGGCCGAGCTGCTCGCCTACTACTGGCGCACCCTGCTCGGCGATGCCGCCGGTCCGCACGGCCCCGACGTCACGCCGCTCGGCGCCGACGATCTGAGCGACCTGCCGCCGGCGATCGTCATCACCGCGGGGCTGGACCCGCTCTGCGACGAGGGCTCCCTGTACGCAGCGCGCCTGCGCAACGCCGGGGTCGAGGTGCTCGAGCGACGGCATCCGGATCAGTTCCACGGCTTCCTGACCATCCCCGGCTACCCGCCGGCGCAGTCGGCGGCAGCCATCCTCTGGAGCGACCTGCGCTCCGGCTTCGCCGCCACGGCATCCGCACAGCCTCACACCGAGAAGCCCCGCACCGAGAAGGAGCTCGCATGA
- a CDS encoding MFS transporter codes for MPGAERSDARQRLIVAVLAFCGLVGSVQFTLMVPVLPQIPLLLGTTAGDATWLVTVTLLVATIGTPVMARLADMHGRRRLLIIAMVLLVVGSVLAAVTDSFTLILIGRGLQGFASSALPIGIGLLSGLVDTARTRLGVALMSGTLALGSGFGLTVAGPLVTLWGLPSIFWISAVTGGALIVLLVLFVDEAAVRDPGRFDIVGTLLLAVGLSLILLVLSRIASWGLTLLSVGAVLTGILALGLWWPWERRHPSPVIDVSVSLRSPVAQINIASFFATLGMYANHLVTMQEALAPHSTGYGLDLPLAAAGLILVPSSLAGLVLSPPAARLISRHGPRRTLMLGTAIMAAAYAYRSLQHADLTQLLIGTTLVGIGTAFAFAAMPSLIIDAVGPRHVSAANGVNSLARSLSGAVASAAFALALVLLPAASDAIYLSETGLLACLITAGVSAAVAALLALRLPSPERMP; via the coding sequence GTGCCCGGCGCAGAACGCAGCGACGCCCGCCAGCGGCTGATCGTCGCCGTGCTCGCGTTCTGCGGACTCGTCGGGTCCGTGCAGTTCACCCTGATGGTTCCGGTGCTGCCGCAGATCCCGCTGCTGCTGGGAACGACGGCCGGCGACGCGACCTGGCTCGTCACCGTCACCCTGCTGGTGGCGACGATCGGCACTCCGGTGATGGCCCGCCTGGCCGACATGCACGGCCGGCGACGGCTGCTGATCATCGCCATGGTGCTGCTCGTCGTCGGCTCGGTGCTCGCCGCGGTCACCGACTCGTTCACCCTGATCCTCATCGGCCGCGGACTGCAGGGCTTCGCCTCCTCGGCACTGCCCATCGGCATCGGTCTGCTCAGCGGGCTGGTCGACACCGCACGCACGCGCCTGGGCGTGGCGCTCATGAGCGGCACGCTGGCGCTCGGCTCGGGCTTCGGGCTCACCGTCGCCGGGCCCCTGGTCACCCTGTGGGGACTTCCCTCGATCTTCTGGATCTCGGCGGTCACGGGCGGCGCGCTCATCGTGCTGCTGGTGTTGTTCGTCGACGAGGCGGCGGTGCGCGACCCCGGCCGCTTCGACATCGTCGGCACGCTGCTGCTCGCGGTAGGACTGTCGCTGATCCTGCTCGTGCTCTCCCGCATCGCCTCGTGGGGCCTCACGCTCCTGTCTGTCGGTGCGGTGCTCACCGGCATCCTTGCCCTCGGGCTGTGGTGGCCGTGGGAGCGACGGCATCCCTCCCCCGTGATCGACGTGAGCGTGTCGCTGCGCTCTCCCGTCGCGCAGATCAACATCGCCTCGTTCTTCGCCACACTCGGGATGTACGCCAATCACCTCGTCACGATGCAGGAGGCGCTGGCCCCGCACAGCACAGGGTACGGCCTCGATCTGCCGCTGGCCGCCGCCGGGCTCATCCTCGTGCCGTCCTCCCTGGCGGGACTGGTGCTCTCGCCTCCGGCCGCGCGGCTGATCTCGCGGCACGGACCGCGGCGCACGCTCATGCTCGGAACGGCCATCATGGCCGCCGCCTATGCGTACCGTTCGCTGCAGCACGCGGATCTGACGCAGCTGCTGATCGGCACCACTCTGGTGGGCATCGGCACGGCGTTCGCGTTCGCCGCGATGCCCTCGCTCATCATCGACGCGGTCGGCCCACGTCACGTGTCCGCCGCGAACGGCGTCAACTCACTCGCGCGCTCGCTCTCGGGCGCCGTGGCGAGCGCGGCGTTCGCACTCGCGCTCGTGCTGCTGCCGGCGGCATCCGATGCGATCTACCTGTCCGAGACCGGCCTGCTGGCCTGCCTCATCACCGCGGGCGTCTCCGCAGCCGTGGCTGCGCTGCTGGCGCTGCGGCTGCCCTCCCCCGAAAGGATGCCGTGA
- a CDS encoding ABC transporter substrate-binding protein — protein sequence MRFRKITAAAVLSAATALVLAGCAGGSPAGNGSEGGSEEGPIKVVVLGGLGAEGILADNATTSVTAALASAAAINAAGGILDREVEITHLEDNADPTVAVTKLREYIATEGKPALVMNSGPSTITEATLSILTQSEILSFNIGPTAGSSDPSVNPYSFDLGASVPDYLGSFVAEAESRGYEDVAILHGSSAYGELFGSLAEETFGENGFNVTGNEGFDNAALDMTAQLSALKQDDPDVLILDAYGAPLGYVLQSIEKLGWDVPIMGNSSVSATGLIATEAPAGVLGTDQVKNLTMQVYASTQYDPDASDVNEAVEHMLDAGDIRSSLILAYNYDSMFLLKAAAEAAGGVDDVKALVEALTDPAVQESAGTAILKKYAFEKDFHGPNVAPEEFSFIPPGKLVNGQFQP from the coding sequence ATGCGTTTCAGGAAGATCACAGCAGCCGCGGTCCTTTCCGCCGCCACTGCCCTGGTGCTCGCCGGCTGCGCCGGCGGGAGCCCCGCGGGCAATGGCTCGGAGGGCGGTTCCGAGGAAGGGCCGATCAAGGTCGTCGTCCTCGGCGGTCTCGGCGCCGAGGGCATCCTCGCCGACAACGCCACGACGTCGGTGACGGCGGCGCTGGCCTCGGCCGCCGCCATCAACGCCGCAGGCGGCATCCTCGATCGCGAGGTCGAGATCACCCACCTCGAGGACAACGCCGACCCGACGGTCGCGGTCACCAAGCTCCGCGAGTACATCGCCACCGAGGGCAAACCCGCGCTGGTGATGAACTCGGGCCCCTCGACCATCACCGAGGCGACGCTCTCGATCCTGACCCAGAGCGAGATCCTCTCGTTCAACATCGGTCCCACGGCCGGCTCGAGCGACCCCTCGGTCAACCCGTACAGCTTCGACCTCGGTGCCTCGGTGCCCGACTACCTCGGCTCGTTCGTGGCCGAGGCCGAGAGCCGCGGCTACGAGGATGTCGCGATCCTGCACGGCTCCAGTGCGTACGGCGAGCTGTTCGGGTCGCTGGCCGAGGAGACCTTCGGCGAGAACGGATTCAACGTCACCGGTAACGAGGGCTTCGACAACGCGGCGCTCGACATGACCGCGCAGCTGTCGGCGCTCAAGCAGGACGACCCCGACGTGCTGATCCTCGACGCCTACGGAGCGCCGCTCGGCTACGTGCTGCAGAGCATCGAGAAGCTCGGCTGGGACGTGCCGATCATGGGCAACTCCTCGGTGTCGGCGACCGGACTGATCGCCACCGAGGCACCGGCCGGCGTGCTCGGCACCGACCAGGTCAAGAACCTCACCATGCAGGTGTACGCGAGCACCCAGTACGACCCGGACGCCTCCGACGTCAACGAGGCGGTCGAGCACATGCTCGACGCCGGTGACATCCGTTCCTCGCTCATCCTGGCGTACAACTACGACTCGATGTTCCTGCTCAAGGCCGCGGCCGAGGCCGCAGGCGGTGTGGACGACGTCAAGGCGCTCGTCGAAGCACTGACCGACCCGGCCGTCCAGGAGTCCGCCGGCACCGCCATCCTCAAGAAGTACGCCTTCGAGAAGGACTTCCACGGCCCGAACGTCGCTCCCGAGGAGTTCTCGTTCATCCCGCCGGGCAAGCTCGTCAACGGCCAGTTCCAGCCGTGA
- a CDS encoding NADH:flavin oxidoreductase/NADH oxidase: MFRPLTIRDVTLPNRVGVSPMCMYATTGGFASDFHLAHLARFALGGAGLVLAEATAIEPQGRISPWDTGLWSDEHIAGWRRVTAVIAEQGSVPGIQLGHAGRRASVREPWRAGAPLDHEDAAEGFGPWPVVGPSAIATGPGFPVPEAMDPAAVTRSVERWAQAARRAVEAGFQYIELHGAHGYLLHSFLSPLSNHRDDAYGGDAERRMRYPLEVVAAVRAAIGAGIPLAYRLSAVDGIEGGITLDDTVVFARRLAAEGVDVVDTSSGGISTDRSRDTRVRRGFAFHADFSRRVRDEARVLTATVGLVVDAHQAARLVEDGDADLVLLGREMLDDPNWTHRARIALGDESYASWPVRYGSALGPRAGTLRRLAEAGETPLSRFTG; the protein is encoded by the coding sequence ATGTTCCGCCCTCTGACCATCCGCGACGTCACCCTGCCGAACCGCGTGGGCGTCTCACCCATGTGCATGTACGCGACCACCGGCGGGTTCGCGAGCGACTTCCATCTCGCGCACCTCGCCCGCTTCGCGCTGGGCGGCGCCGGCCTCGTGCTGGCCGAGGCGACCGCGATCGAGCCGCAAGGCCGCATCTCGCCCTGGGACACCGGACTGTGGTCGGACGAGCACATCGCGGGCTGGCGGCGCGTGACCGCGGTGATCGCGGAGCAGGGGTCGGTTCCCGGCATCCAGCTCGGCCACGCCGGGCGGCGCGCCTCCGTGCGCGAGCCGTGGCGTGCCGGGGCACCGCTTGACCATGAGGATGCCGCCGAGGGCTTCGGCCCGTGGCCGGTGGTCGGCCCCTCGGCGATCGCGACGGGACCGGGTTTCCCGGTGCCCGAGGCCATGGATCCCGCGGCGGTCACACGCAGCGTCGAGCGGTGGGCGCAGGCCGCCCGGCGCGCCGTCGAGGCCGGCTTCCAGTACATCGAACTGCACGGTGCGCACGGCTATCTGCTGCACTCGTTCCTCTCGCCGCTGTCGAACCACCGCGACGACGCCTACGGCGGGGACGCGGAGCGGCGCATGCGCTACCCGCTCGAGGTCGTCGCCGCGGTGCGCGCAGCGATCGGGGCGGGCATCCCGCTGGCCTACCGGCTCTCGGCGGTCGACGGCATCGAGGGCGGCATCACCCTCGATGACACGGTCGTGTTCGCCCGGCGCCTGGCGGCGGAAGGCGTCGACGTGGTCGACACCTCGTCGGGCGGGATCTCCACCGACCGGTCCAGGGACACCCGCGTCCGCCGCGGCTTCGCCTTCCACGCCGACTTCTCGCGTCGCGTGCGCGATGAGGCCCGGGTGCTCACAGCGACCGTCGGCCTCGTCGTCGACGCGCATCAGGCGGCACGGCTCGTCGAGGACGGGGACGCCGATCTGGTGCTGCTGGGACGGGAGATGCTCGACGACCCGAACTGGACGCACCGCGCCCGCATCGCGCTCGGCGATGAGTCGTACGCGTCCTGGCCGGTGCGCTACGGCAGCGCGCTCGGACCGCGCGCGGGCACGCTGCGCCGGCTCGCGGAGGCCGGGGAGACGCCGCTCAGCCGCTTCACGGGCTGA